A section of the Desulforegula conservatrix Mb1Pa genome encodes:
- the yedF gene encoding sulfurtransferase-like selenium metabolism protein YedF, with amino-acid sequence MELLDFKGKVCPVPVMGTKKYLDENNNCLELGVQVDNMAAVENVRRLLENNGFSVSVTGEGREFQLSGKRRPEAFEKSGNSMSPQIEAPARNTLVMITSDRLGQGDEALGKGLIKNFILTLKEMGPELWRIIFLNAGVKLAAEGSESLDHLIELENEGVSILVCGTCLNHYGLLEKKKIGETTNMLDVVTSLEIAGKVITIS; translated from the coding sequence ATGGAGCTGCTTGATTTTAAGGGTAAGGTTTGTCCTGTTCCTGTGATGGGAACAAAAAAATATCTTGATGAGAATAATAACTGTCTTGAACTTGGTGTTCAGGTCGACAATATGGCCGCAGTTGAAAATGTCCGCCGCCTACTTGAGAATAATGGATTCTCTGTATCTGTAACAGGAGAAGGCCGGGAATTTCAGCTTTCCGGGAAAAGGCGGCCCGAGGCTTTTGAAAAGTCTGGAAACTCGATGAGTCCTCAAATTGAGGCACCTGCCAGAAACACTCTCGTAATGATAACGTCAGACAGGCTTGGGCAGGGCGATGAGGCTCTTGGCAAGGGCCTTATCAAAAATTTTATACTTACCTTGAAAGAGATGGGGCCGGAACTGTGGAGAATAATCTTTCTGAACGCAGGCGTTAAGCTTGCCGCAGAAGGATCTGAGTCTCTTGATCATCTTATTGAACTTGAAAATGAAGGGGTCAGCATTCTTGTTTGCGGAACCTGCCTTAATCACTATGGCTTGCTTGAAAAAAAGAAAATTGGCGAGACAACCAATATGCTGGATGTTGTAACAAGTCTCGAAATTGCCGGGAAAGTCATAACGATTTCATGA
- a CDS encoding transposase produces the protein MSERQSLSHSTWECKYHVVWIPKYRKKTIYVELRKYLGDVFRDLARQKESAILEG, from the coding sequence ATGAGCGAGAGACAAAGCCTAAGCCATAGTACCTGGGAATGCAAGTATCATGTAGTATGGATTCCAAAGTATAGAAAAAAGACTATTTATGTAGAATTGAGGAAATATTTGGGAGATGTATTTCGAGATTTGGCCAGACAAAAAGAAAGTGCAATATTGGAAGGCC
- the purN gene encoding phosphoribosylglycinamide formyltransferase, which produces MIDHKIRIGVLISGGGSNLQALMDSCDAGKLNGRIVFAGSDNPGAAGLARAREKGIPVFSVNYSDIIKGVRQGSITPPDDFDFNDSYSKQGLFGKDADPEKVRIFLESRAACESELLRHIFSYEFDVLALAGFMRTLSPYFIDRVNTDPFLPRIMNIHPALLPSFPGVDGYGDTFRYGCRVAGCTVHFVDYGEDSGPIIGQKSFQILPEDTLESVKSKGLEYEWQLYPECVQLFAEGRLTVVKEKYELKNGKAHERKIVRISNN; this is translated from the coding sequence ATGATAGATCATAAAATTAGAATTGGCGTACTAATTTCAGGTGGCGGATCGAATCTACAGGCACTCATGGATTCCTGCGATGCAGGAAAGCTTAATGGCAGGATCGTTTTTGCAGGGTCTGATAATCCTGGCGCAGCTGGACTTGCACGGGCCAGGGAAAAAGGAATACCAGTGTTTTCCGTAAATTATTCGGATATAATTAAAGGAGTCAGGCAAGGCTCTATCACCCCTCCTGATGATTTCGATTTCAATGATTCATATTCAAAGCAGGGGCTTTTTGGAAAAGATGCAGATCCTGAAAAGGTGAGAATCTTTCTGGAATCAAGGGCTGCATGCGAATCTGAGCTATTAAGGCATATTTTTTCATATGAATTCGATGTTCTTGCGCTTGCAGGATTTATGAGAACCCTGTCACCATATTTTATTGACAGGGTAAACACAGATCCTTTTTTACCGCGTATCATGAATATTCATCCTGCCCTTCTTCCTTCTTTTCCAGGAGTCGATGGCTATGGTGATACTTTCAGATATGGCTGCAGAGTGGCTGGCTGCACAGTCCATTTTGTGGACTATGGCGAGGATTCAGGTCCAATTATTGGTCAGAAGAGTTTTCAAATTCTTCCTGAAGACACCCTTGAGAGTGTTAAGAGCAAAGGCCTTGAATACGAATGGCAGCTTTATCCTGAATGCGTTCAGCTCTTTGCTGAAGGCAGGCTTACGGTTGTGAAGGAAAAATACGAGCTCAAGAACGGAAAAGCCCATGAAAGAAAAATTGTAAGAATTTCAAATAACTAA
- a CDS encoding EAL and HDOD domain-containing protein, translating to MDAYLARQPIFDKTKSIYAYELLFRGGMDNFMPAVDGDHASSKLLSSTFYTIGLEAITSGKKAFINFTQKLIEQKIPLVFPHEITVVEILENVLPTKEIIQAVNEIKEKGYLLALDDFVFLPELMPLIKMADIIKIDFRLTPKDEILKLLDEFKKRDIHVLFLAEKIETNEEFKDAVEMGFSYFQGYFFCKPEIIKGREISTSQITLLQIMAEVSNEKFDFTKAESLIERDINLSFKLLKYINSAYFKGKREISKIKDAILMLGADELRRFISLIAMSQLNSSKPDALIFTSAFRAKFCDLVAHHVAEGGDYGSEFFTVGMFSLIDAILDQTMGKIMEQLPLSPVIKDALIKKKGRAGDYLLLCEKYELADWSGVSDISARLGINDDKLPDIYLEACRWSSEII from the coding sequence ATGGATGCCTACCTAGCAAGACAACCCATTTTTGATAAAACCAAGAGTATTTATGCTTACGAACTTCTTTTCAGAGGCGGTATGGATAATTTCATGCCGGCAGTCGATGGAGACCACGCTTCATCAAAGCTGCTCTCAAGCACATTTTATACAATAGGGCTCGAGGCAATAACGTCAGGCAAAAAAGCTTTCATCAATTTCACCCAGAAACTGATTGAACAGAAGATCCCTCTTGTTTTCCCCCATGAAATTACTGTTGTTGAAATACTTGAAAATGTCTTGCCAACCAAGGAAATCATCCAGGCAGTCAATGAAATAAAAGAAAAGGGTTATCTGCTGGCTCTCGATGATTTTGTTTTTTTACCTGAACTCATGCCATTGATCAAAATGGCAGACATCATTAAAATTGATTTCAGACTCACCCCAAAAGATGAAATTCTGAAACTGCTGGATGAATTCAAAAAACGCGATATTCACGTACTTTTTCTAGCAGAAAAGATAGAAACGAATGAAGAGTTCAAGGATGCGGTGGAAATGGGCTTTTCATATTTTCAGGGATATTTTTTCTGCAAACCGGAAATAATAAAAGGGAGAGAAATCTCCACAAGCCAGATAACACTTCTCCAGATAATGGCCGAGGTCTCAAACGAAAAGTTTGATTTCACCAAAGCAGAGTCACTAATTGAAAGGGATATCAATCTTTCCTTCAAATTGCTGAAGTACATAAATTCGGCCTATTTTAAAGGCAAAAGGGAAATATCCAAGATAAAAGACGCCATATTGATGCTCGGAGCCGATGAGTTAAGGAGGTTCATATCACTTATTGCAATGTCCCAGCTCAATTCATCAAAGCCTGATGCACTCATATTCACGTCTGCTTTCAGGGCAAAATTCTGTGACCTTGTTGCCCATCACGTTGCAGAAGGAGGAGATTATGGATCAGAGTTCTTTACTGTCGGGATGTTTTCCCTGATTGATGCCATCCTTGATCAGACGATGGGGAAAATAATGGAACAGCTGCCCCTTTCACCAGTAATTAAAGATGCACTTATAAAAAAGAAAGGCAGGGCAGGTGATTATCTTCTTCTTTGCGAAAAATACGAACTCGCCGACTGGTCGGGCGTTTCGGATATTTCAGCCAGACTCGGAATAAACGATGACAAACTGCCTGATATTTATCTTGAAGCATGCAGATGGAGTTCAGAAATTATATAA
- the trxA gene encoding thioredoxin: MSENVRAIEDNAFEKDILKAAKPSLVDFWAPWCGPCRAMEPVIDEIAGQFSEKINIFKCNVDDNPISPSTYGVKAIPTLIFFKDGQIFEQITGMASRTKLEEIINKIAG, from the coding sequence ATGAGTGAAAATGTAAGAGCAATTGAAGACAATGCTTTTGAAAAGGATATTCTTAAGGCCGCCAAACCTTCTCTTGTTGATTTCTGGGCTCCATGGTGCGGACCTTGCAGAGCAATGGAACCTGTGATCGATGAAATTGCGGGCCAGTTTTCTGAAAAGATAAATATATTCAAGTGTAATGTTGACGACAATCCAATATCACCATCAACATACGGTGTTAAAGCAATACCAACCCTGATTTTTTTCAAGGATGGCCAAATTTTTGAACAGATCACCGGGATGGCAAGCAGAACAAAGCTTGAAGAAATCATAAATAAAATTGCGGGCTAA
- a CDS encoding TraB/GumN family protein, producing MENQIDNRDIHRFELNGKKYTIIGTSHVSKESADLVTEVIESETPDTVCVELCESRYHSMRDKDRWRNMDIVKVIKEEKTFLLLSNLLLASFQKRIAEKFDIIPGMEMVKAIESAEKVHAGIHLADRDVQITLSRTWRKVGFWEKIKIMSQILMSASDTPDITEEEIENMKDADVLQNILGEVEKSHPVLREILIDERDKYLAHRICEAEGQNIVAVVGAGHVPGIKKYFGQDIDIEELKQLPPKSIWAEVFKWGLFSALLFLFVWGFFKGGAVAGTSMLIKWSIVTGTLSGIGAIAALGHPLTILAAILAAPVTCLHPLLAAGWVSGLVEAYVRKPKVMDLENLNTDIMSFTGFWKNKVTRILLVVMFTNIGASIGTFVALPMLMKYLGKS from the coding sequence ATGGAAAACCAGATAGATAACAGAGACATCCACAGATTTGAGTTAAACGGCAAAAAATACACAATAATAGGAACTTCTCACGTATCAAAAGAAAGTGCTGACCTCGTAACCGAAGTTATCGAATCAGAAACCCCGGACACAGTATGCGTTGAATTATGTGAATCCAGATACCACTCAATGAGGGACAAGGATCGCTGGCGCAATATGGACATCGTAAAAGTAATAAAGGAAGAAAAGACTTTTTTGCTTCTGTCCAATCTGCTTCTTGCATCCTTCCAAAAAAGAATTGCTGAAAAATTTGACATTATTCCTGGCATGGAGATGGTCAAGGCGATTGAATCTGCTGAAAAAGTGCATGCAGGAATTCACCTGGCAGACAGGGATGTTCAGATCACCCTTTCAAGAACATGGCGCAAGGTTGGTTTCTGGGAAAAGATAAAAATCATGTCCCAGATACTAATGTCAGCAAGTGATACTCCTGATATAACAGAAGAAGAAATTGAAAATATGAAGGATGCGGATGTACTCCAGAACATTCTGGGAGAGGTTGAAAAATCTCATCCGGTTCTGAGGGAAATCCTGATTGACGAAAGAGACAAATATCTTGCCCACAGAATTTGTGAAGCAGAAGGTCAGAATATTGTGGCAGTGGTTGGAGCAGGGCATGTTCCTGGCATAAAAAAATATTTTGGACAGGACATAGATATTGAAGAACTAAAACAACTGCCCCCCAAAAGCATATGGGCCGAAGTTTTCAAATGGGGACTCTTTTCTGCCCTGCTCTTTCTTTTCGTGTGGGGATTTTTTAAAGGCGGAGCAGTTGCCGGAACTTCCATGCTTATAAAATGGTCAATTGTGACAGGCACTCTTTCCGGAATTGGAGCTATAGCTGCTCTTGGTCATCCGCTTACGATACTCGCGGCAATCCTCGCCGCACCTGTAACCTGCTTGCATCCGCTGCTTGCGGCAGGATGGGTATCAGGTCTTGTCGAGGCCTATGTCAGGAAACCAAAGGTTATGGATCTTGAAAACCTTAATACAGATATTATGAGCTTCACAGGATTCTGGAAAAACAAGGTAACCAGAATTCTTCTGGTTGTGATGTTCACAAATATAGGAGCCAGCATTGGCACCTTCGTGGCCCTGCCCATGTTAATGAAATACCTGGGCAAATCATAA
- the trxB gene encoding thioredoxin-disulfide reductase translates to MDKLKYDLVIIGGGPAGLTAGIYASRSRLDTLLIEKITPGGQALVTDWIENYPGFPGGISGPDLVMNMVDQAKKFDLKIESAEVQSVDFSGPLKKIFLDGDRILETKAVIIASGASPRKLGVPGEDRFYGKGISFCGTCDGPFFRNKDVIAIGGGDTAVQESIFLTKFVNKVYLVHRRDKLRAAKILQERAFANDKIDFIWDSVVTSFNGGLMSLEGATVKNLKTGESSEVKIDGAFIWIGILPNTSFIGNAVDIDEYGFIRVNDKMETSVPGVFAAGDVRDTPLRQIATAVGDSAIAAMSAEHYIENFEHE, encoded by the coding sequence ATGGACAAGCTAAAATATGACCTTGTGATTATCGGAGGAGGCCCAGCAGGCCTTACAGCAGGGATTTATGCTTCAAGATCAAGGCTCGACACCCTGCTGATAGAAAAAATCACTCCTGGCGGACAGGCTCTGGTCACTGATTGGATAGAAAATTACCCTGGATTTCCAGGAGGCATCAGCGGCCCAGATCTTGTTATGAATATGGTTGACCAAGCAAAAAAATTTGATCTGAAAATTGAATCCGCAGAAGTTCAGTCTGTTGATTTTTCAGGACCATTAAAGAAAATTTTCCTGGATGGCGACAGAATATTAGAGACAAAAGCAGTTATCATAGCCTCTGGAGCGTCACCAAGAAAACTCGGAGTTCCTGGGGAAGACAGATTTTATGGCAAGGGAATCTCTTTCTGCGGAACCTGCGACGGCCCATTTTTCAGAAACAAGGATGTTATTGCAATAGGTGGCGGTGACACTGCTGTACAGGAAAGCATATTTCTGACCAAATTTGTCAATAAGGTCTATCTCGTACATAGAAGAGATAAGCTCCGTGCCGCCAAAATTCTTCAGGAAAGAGCTTTCGCCAATGACAAAATTGATTTCATATGGGATTCTGTTGTCACATCTTTCAACGGCGGTTTGATGAGTCTTGAAGGCGCCACCGTGAAAAACCTAAAGACAGGTGAATCTTCTGAAGTCAAAATTGACGGCGCTTTCATCTGGATAGGCATTCTGCCGAATACCTCGTTCATAGGCAATGCGGTTGATATTGATGAATATGGATTCATCAGGGTAAACGACAAAATGGAAACCTCGGTGCCAGGAGTTTTCGCCGCCGGAGATGTAAGGGACACGCCTCTGAGGCAGATTGCCACAGCCGTTGGAGACAGTGCCATAGCTGCAATGTCAGCAGAACATTATATAGAAAATTTTGAGCATGAATAA
- a CDS encoding outer membrane protein assembly factor BamD has product MNNKKILVSGLLATLVVGSFFLSGCATVEDSQRPSAELMQEAQTQFETGHYEDALKTYENLRDWYPFSPLAPEVELKIADTYYKMEKYEEAAASYEEFTRLHPKNKMAAYAFYQTGMCFFEQMDTPDRDQIPSFRAAEIFEKLILSDPDGPYSKATSEKIKKCHQNLAAHEMQVADFYFKVRQFEAALNRFERVVKMYPDVGMHEEALSKIKICQAKIASAKKHPETEKPIVFPSATQM; this is encoded by the coding sequence ATGAATAATAAAAAAATACTTGTTTCAGGACTTTTAGCCACCTTGGTTGTTGGCAGTTTTTTTCTTTCAGGATGCGCCACGGTTGAAGACTCGCAAAGGCCTTCAGCAGAGCTGATGCAGGAAGCCCAAACCCAGTTTGAAACAGGGCACTACGAAGATGCTCTGAAAACATATGAAAACCTCAGGGATTGGTACCCTTTCAGCCCTCTTGCTCCTGAAGTCGAACTGAAAATTGCTGACACATATTATAAAATGGAAAAATACGAGGAAGCTGCGGCTTCGTATGAGGAGTTCACAAGACTTCATCCCAAAAACAAGATGGCTGCATATGCTTTTTATCAGACAGGAATGTGCTTTTTCGAGCAAATGGACACACCTGACAGAGACCAGATACCAAGTTTCAGAGCTGCGGAAATATTTGAGAAACTGATTCTTTCAGATCCTGATGGACCTTACAGCAAGGCGACATCCGAAAAGATAAAAAAATGTCATCAGAATCTTGCTGCTCATGAAATGCAGGTTGCGGATTTTTACTTCAAGGTTAGACAGTTTGAAGCTGCCTTGAACAGATTCGAAAGAGTCGTAAAAATGTATCCTGATGTGGGCATGCATGAAGAGGCTCTCTCCAAAATCAAAATTTGCCAAGCGAAGATCGCCTCGGCCAAAAAGCACCCTGAGACAGAAAAGCCCATTGTTTTCCCATCTGCAACCCAGATGTAG
- a CDS encoding EAL and HDOD domain-containing protein yields MDAYVARQPIFDRKKRIFAYELLFRNSLDNFMPTVDEDMASSQILSSTYYTIGIDKITSGKRAFINFTQNLLEDMVPLFFPKTTTVVEILENVKPSSKVIEALKTIRQNGHIIAMDDFIFSKESIQFLQHVDIIKIDFKTTPYDLAEAVIKKVNDAGFKTLFLAEKIETNEEFQNALRMGFAYFQGYFFCKPEIIKGKQISTSQVSLLRITSEVNKPDFDLSVVEDFIARDVNLSFKLLKYINSAYFKRMKEISTIRDALFLMGTDELKRFVTLMAISQMNSSKPNELIYTSAFRAKFCELCGKSSSRNDCPSELFTLGIFSLIDAILDQPMDKIMQQLPLAPRITEALVEKNGIMADYLKLTEAYEKADWSYVTSICRTLELKESDLPALYIDACAWSSEIL; encoded by the coding sequence ATGGATGCCTATGTAGCAAGACAGCCAATTTTTGACAGAAAAAAAAGAATCTTCGCTTACGAGCTACTTTTCAGAAACAGCCTGGACAATTTTATGCCAACGGTTGACGAGGATATGGCTTCGTCCCAGATTCTGTCAAGCACCTACTATACCATTGGCATAGACAAGATAACCTCTGGAAAAAGGGCGTTCATCAATTTCACCCAGAACCTTTTGGAGGACATGGTCCCCCTATTCTTTCCAAAAACCACTACTGTTGTGGAAATACTTGAAAATGTCAAACCATCTTCAAAAGTCATTGAAGCGCTGAAGACCATCAGGCAGAACGGGCATATCATAGCAATGGATGACTTCATCTTTTCAAAAGAAAGTATCCAGTTTCTTCAACATGTTGATATAATAAAAATAGATTTCAAGACCACGCCCTATGATCTTGCTGAAGCTGTCATTAAAAAGGTTAATGACGCCGGATTCAAGACCCTTTTCCTGGCAGAAAAAATCGAGACAAACGAAGAGTTCCAAAATGCGCTAAGAATGGGTTTCGCCTATTTTCAAGGATATTTTTTCTGTAAACCTGAAATAATAAAAGGCAAACAGATTTCCACCAGCCAGGTATCTCTCCTGAGAATTACATCAGAGGTCAATAAACCTGATTTTGATTTAAGCGTAGTCGAGGATTTCATAGCGAGGGACGTAAACCTTTCATTCAAACTTCTTAAATATATAAACTCTGCATATTTTAAAAGGATGAAAGAAATATCAACAATCAGGGATGCCCTTTTCTTGATGGGAACAGACGAACTGAAAAGATTTGTGACGCTAATGGCGATCTCCCAAATGAATTCCTCCAAACCCAATGAATTAATCTATACGTCTGCCTTCAGGGCAAAATTCTGCGAACTATGCGGAAAATCATCTTCAAGGAATGATTGTCCGAGCGAGCTTTTTACACTTGGCATCTTTTCCCTTATTGACGCAATTCTTGACCAGCCGATGGACAAAATCATGCAACAGCTTCCTCTTGCGCCAAGAATAACTGAAGCCCTTGTCGAAAAAAACGGGATTATGGCAGACTATTTAAAACTGACAGAGGCATATGAAAAAGCAGACTGGTCTTATGTAACGAGCATATGCCGGACATTAGAGCTCAAAGAATCAGATCTTCCGGCTCTTTATATTGATGCTTGCGCTTGGAGTTCAGAAATCTTATAA
- a CDS encoding PAS domain-containing hybrid sensor histidine kinase/response regulator, translating to MKKWLLNRKIKKTFAIFMVFVLIGILLPFPIFSLVFAAEAYSSENISKFYSDHPGALGCFLVLTLALVFTLFLLTLYMRSRNRLIKAMSKSEARYRRIVEGTNDIPYSITSEGIISFIGPQIKKYGLEPDEMVGRFFIDFVYQDDRDDLMNAYIEARDGSKELDTILFRLADNRYAKGIVWFEIKGSGDLLAKAKNGNRDFFGIIRDVTSRKLTEDKLKDSEMRYQALLEAASDSILILKDDIIIDCNKKTEEAFCVSRNEVIGMSPVDFSPEYQPDGRRSDEKALELINSVLEDRPQIFEWAHLKGDISIFSTEVSLTRVFFKNAFYILAIIRDITERKIAEEKMARLATVVEQVSESVVLTDLDGVIKYVNPAFEKKTGYSMSESDGQKTNLLKSSIHDESFYREMWDIILDGGTWRGVMFNVKKGGGELIEDAVISPIRGSGGDIIGFVAVKRDVTEEYRLNEQLKISERQFRTIFDHTPYSITISRMRDQKYVAVNPAFINYTGFAYEDVIGHTSEDLGVNASDFNQSEFFDRLIKDGSVMNQQIRIIDHKGEEKYIIFSSAVMDFSGEPCFLSTSIDVTEAKMLEEKLRQSQKMDAIGQLAGGIAHDFNNMLSGIIGGAELLTMMLPSDSPLRKHAGIVLKSAEMAADLTEKLLAFSRKGKILKSDLDVHELLVSVIAILERSIDKNITIETAMDAQTSLVTGDAALLQSAFLNLGINARDAMKEGGTLVFSSSLTFLDESFCRTNNYSIQPGEYIEIDVRDTGAGIPKSLMQRIFEPFFTTKDPGKGTGLGLAAVYGTVKEHGGAIDVFSEEGIGTVFRIYLPLSVSVNGSAEPDAGSVISGSGLILIVEDEDIVRSTAKELLENLGYNVLVASCGEEALEIYAHNKADISLVFLDMVMPGINGRETFKKLKIINPEIKAVFTSGFAHEGALINLSETGVFGFIQKPYRISELGKTVALALSNEEASKSPVPVIQVQA from the coding sequence ATGAAAAAATGGCTATTAAACAGAAAAATTAAAAAAACGTTCGCCATTTTTATGGTTTTTGTCCTGATAGGTATTCTTTTGCCTTTTCCTATTTTCTCCCTTGTTTTTGCCGCTGAAGCCTACTCATCCGAAAATATATCAAAATTTTATTCAGACCATCCCGGAGCTTTGGGATGTTTTCTGGTTCTTACCTTGGCCCTTGTCTTTACCTTGTTTCTTCTGACTCTTTATATGCGCAGTAGAAACAGGCTCATCAAAGCCATGTCAAAAAGTGAGGCTCGATACAGGAGAATAGTGGAAGGCACCAATGATATTCCATATTCAATTACCTCCGAGGGTATAATTTCTTTCATAGGGCCACAGATCAAAAAGTATGGACTCGAACCTGATGAGATGGTCGGAAGATTTTTTATTGATTTTGTGTATCAGGATGACCGGGATGATCTGATGAACGCATATATTGAGGCAAGGGATGGCAGCAAAGAGCTTGACACAATTTTATTCAGATTGGCTGATAACCGATATGCCAAAGGAATTGTATGGTTTGAAATAAAAGGCTCGGGCGATTTACTTGCAAAGGCAAAAAACGGAAACAGGGACTTTTTTGGAATAATAAGAGACGTCACATCGCGCAAGCTTACAGAGGATAAACTCAAAGACAGCGAAATGCGCTATCAGGCTCTTTTAGAAGCTGCGTCAGATTCAATCCTTATTCTCAAGGACGACATCATCATTGATTGTAATAAGAAAACCGAAGAGGCTTTTTGCGTAAGCCGTAATGAGGTTATTGGAATGTCGCCCGTTGATTTTTCCCCTGAGTATCAGCCTGACGGAAGAAGATCCGATGAAAAAGCCCTTGAGTTAATAAATAGTGTTCTCGAGGATCGACCTCAGATTTTTGAATGGGCCCATCTTAAGGGCGATATATCTATTTTCAGCACAGAGGTCAGTCTTACCCGGGTTTTTTTCAAAAATGCTTTTTACATTCTCGCCATAATCCGGGACATTACAGAGAGGAAAATTGCCGAGGAAAAAATGGCAAGGCTTGCCACAGTGGTTGAGCAGGTTTCTGAATCTGTGGTTCTTACTGATCTGGACGGCGTCATCAAGTATGTAAATCCCGCATTTGAGAAAAAAACCGGTTATTCCATGAGTGAATCCGACGGTCAGAAAACTAATCTTTTAAAAAGCAGCATTCACGATGAATCATTTTACAGGGAAATGTGGGATATTATTCTGGATGGCGGTACCTGGCGCGGTGTAATGTTCAACGTAAAGAAAGGTGGTGGTGAGCTGATCGAGGATGCGGTCATCTCACCCATCAGAGGGAGCGGTGGCGATATAATTGGTTTTGTGGCAGTCAAAAGGGATGTGACTGAGGAATACAGGCTGAATGAACAGCTTAAAATCAGCGAACGGCAGTTCAGAACGATATTTGACCATACTCCATATTCCATCACCATAAGCAGGATGAGGGATCAAAAATATGTTGCGGTCAATCCCGCATTTATTAATTATACTGGTTTTGCTTATGAAGATGTGATTGGGCATACTTCTGAGGATTTGGGTGTTAATGCTTCGGATTTCAATCAGTCCGAGTTTTTTGACAGATTAATCAAAGATGGCTCTGTCATGAATCAGCAAATACGCATAATCGATCATAAAGGCGAAGAAAAATACATTATATTTTCGAGCGCTGTCATGGATTTTTCAGGAGAGCCCTGTTTTCTGAGTACCTCCATTGATGTCACAGAGGCAAAGATGCTTGAGGAAAAGCTCAGGCAGTCACAAAAAATGGACGCCATTGGTCAGCTCGCCGGAGGCATAGCCCATGATTTCAACAATATGCTAAGTGGCATAATAGGCGGGGCAGAGCTCCTCACCATGATGCTCCCGTCTGATTCTCCCCTAAGAAAACATGCTGGAATTGTTTTGAAAAGCGCTGAGATGGCAGCAGATCTTACCGAGAAGCTTCTTGCCTTTTCTCGGAAAGGAAAGATTCTAAAATCAGATTTAGATGTTCATGAATTGCTTGTTTCGGTCATTGCCATACTCGAACGGAGCATTGACAAAAATATAACCATTGAAACAGCTATGGATGCACAAACAAGTCTGGTAACCGGAGATGCGGCTCTCCTTCAGAGTGCTTTTCTCAATCTTGGAATAAATGCAAGGGATGCCATGAAAGAAGGTGGGACGCTTGTGTTTTCATCTTCACTGACTTTTCTTGATGAGTCTTTCTGCAGAACCAACAACTATTCCATTCAGCCTGGGGAATACATTGAGATTGATGTTAGAGATACAGGGGCTGGCATACCAAAGAGTCTTATGCAAAGGATTTTCGAGCCCTTTTTTACAACCAAAGATCCCGGAAAGGGCACAGGCCTCGGACTTGCCGCCGTTTACGGTACTGTCAAGGAACACGGCGGAGCCATAGATGTATTTAGCGAGGAAGGGATTGGTACTGTTTTCAGGATATATCTTCCATTATCAGTTTCCGTAAATGGATCGGCGGAGCCAGACGCAGGCTCTGTAATCTCAGGCAGCGGCCTGATTCTTATTGTGGAAGACGAAGATATCGTGAGAAGCACGGCCAAAGAACTTTTGGAAAATCTTGGCTATAATGTTCTGGTTGCTTCATGCGGTGAAGAAGCACTGGAAATATACGCGCATAATAAGGCCGATATATCCCTTGTTTTTCTTGATATGGTAATGCCTGGTATAAACGGCCGGGAGACATTCAAAAAACTGAAAATCATTAACCCTGAAATCAAAGCTGTATTTACCTCTGGGTTTGCCCATGAGGGAGCCCTGATAAATCTGTCTGAAACAGGAGTCTTCGGATTTATTCAGAAGCCCTACAGAATTTCAGAGCTGGGAAAGACAGTTGCTCTTGCTTTAAGTAACGAAGAGGCCTCAAAAAGCCCGGTTCCCGTCATTCAGGTCCAGGCCTGA
- the rpmB gene encoding 50S ribosomal protein L28, whose protein sequence is MSKMCEVCGKKPVVGSTISHAHNVNKRRFNPNLQSVRALVDGKAKKIKVCTSCIRSGHVVKA, encoded by the coding sequence ATGTCAAAGATGTGCGAAGTTTGCGGCAAAAAGCCAGTTGTAGGCTCCACAATAAGCCATGCACACAATGTCAACAAAAGACGTTTCAATCCTAATCTTCAGAGCGTTAGAGCGCTTGTTGACGGAAAAGCCAAGAAGATTAAGGTGTGCACCAGCTGTATTCGTTCAGGACATGTTGTAAAGGCTTAA